A region from the Vicia villosa cultivar HV-30 ecotype Madison, WI linkage group LG3, Vvil1.0, whole genome shotgun sequence genome encodes:
- the LOC131658344 gene encoding growth-regulating factor 7-like — translation MRSFNKNKGLAKNSNTSPRSTILKSAGGGKTASLGNPFTKVQLRELERQITIYKYFTACVSVPSYLLSSTPTSSCSTSSSYNINDPVEGRCRRTDGKQWRCSRGVGPNNQYCDRHMHRGTRRSKKSAELRNNHTRNYSSHFAASTSSPPYLQPSVSSDNRNSGVQLASSFEPSNKQPRMLNGDPMSLGASNSGWHYSIPVNHQCMKSLPQYNTLLYNPTLVPIQPRGISSADTVDKNASATGESSVLSIDYSNMGPLGEIFKPYSSVKSLM, via the exons ATGAGAAGTTTCAATAAGAACAAGGGACTCGCCAAAAACAGCAACACCAGCCCTAGGTCAACAATCCTCAAATCTGCAG GAGGTGGAAAGACAGCTTCATTAGGGAATCCTTTCACAAAAGTTCAATTGAGAGAGCTTGAAAGACAGATTACCATTTACAAGTATTTTACAGCTTGTGTTTCGGTTCCTTCTTATCTTCTCTCATCCACCCCTACCTCATCATGTAGTACCTCATCAAGTTATAATATTAATGATCCCGTGGAAGGAAGATGTCGAAGAACGGATGGAAAACAATGGAGATGTTCAAGAGGTGTTGGTCCTAATAATCAGTATTGTGATCGACACATGCATAGAGGTACTCGCCGTTCAAAAAAATCTGCGGAACTTCGCAACAATCATACAAGAAATTATTCCTCACATTTTGCTGCATCCACATCTTCTCCTCCTTATCTCCAACCTTCCGTTTCCTCTGATAATCGAAACTCTGGTGTCCAATTAGCTTCAAGTTTTGAGCCTTCAAATAAGCAACCAAG GATGCTGAATGGAGATCCAATGTCTCTTGGTGCTTCTAACTCAGGTTGGCACTACAGCATACCTGTGAATCATCAGTGTATGAAGTCACTTCCACAGTATAATACTCTCTTATACAATCCCACTCTTGTTCCAATTCAACCAAGAGGGATTAGTTCTGCAGACACTGTAGACAAAAATGCTTCTGCAACAGGTGAATCATCCGTTTTATCTATTGATTATTCAAACATGGGTCCATTAGGTGAAATTTTTAAGCCTTACTCATCTGTAAAAAGTCTCATGTAa